Within Acidobacteriota bacterium, the genomic segment CGCCACAGCCGCTTTCTGGTTCTTTCGCGAGCAGGCCAAGCACGTCGTCGGAGGGCGCACCGACCTTTTCGACGACTCGATCCTCGATCTCGTCCATTCGACTCACAGCGAGCGAAAGGACCGGATTGTTCGAGCATCGACCTTTCTGGGCGAGCACTTCGCGATCGGCGCCGCTGCGTATCTGACCGCGCTCACGCTGAACCGGAGAGGGCGGAGTGTCGAAGCTTGGACAGTCCTGATCTCGACCGGGGGAGCGATGGCGCTGAACACGGCGATGAAGGCCATCTTTCAGCGCCAGCGCCCCCAGGAACGGCTCCGTAGAATCCGACTTCCAAAATCTCACTCGTTCCCCAGCGGGCACTCCCTGCTTTCCGCCGCCACCTATCCGATCGTCGCTCATCAGCTCGTATCGTCCCGGTCAGTCTCCACGCAGATCATCACGCAGCTCGTGGCGAACAGTATCGTCATCTCGGTCGGTTACTCGCGAATCTACTTCGGCGTTCACTTTCCATCCGATGTTCTGGGTGGGTTCGCCGCCGGCTTCGGCTGGCTCGGACTCACCGCTCTGAGTCACGCGGCTGCCGCAAAGGAATGACCGGCCGGGTTTTCCAGGTATAGGCCGCATGAAGCTTTCGAGCCGCCGGGCCTTCGCCTGGCGCCTGACACGCGCGACTGTTCGTCGCGCGGCACAAATCTGAAAGGAGTTGCTATCTCAATGTCTGATATCAGGAAGGTCGGAGTCCTGGGCTGCGGCCTGATGGGCTCCGGAATCGCGCAGGTCTCCGCGCAGGCCGGCTACGAAACGATCGTTGCAGAGGTGGAGCAGAAGTTCCTCGACAAAGGAATGGGATCGATCGAGAAGAGTCTCGGAAAGTTCGTGGAGAAGGGGAAGATGGAATCTGCCGACCGTGACGCGTGCCTCACGCGTCTGAGCGGCACGACGAGTCTGGAAGATCTTGCAGAATGCGACATCGTCATCGAAGCGATCATCGAGAACATCGAGACGAAAAACTCGACCTTCAGAGCGCTCGACGGAATTGTGAAAAAAGATGCCATCTTCGCGTCCAACACCTCGTCTCTGACGATCACCGAGATCTCGATGGCGACGTCCCGGCCCGAGAAGTTCGTCGGTCTCCATTTCTTCAACCCGGTCCCGATGATGAAGCTCGTCGAGGTCGTTCGCACGATCATCACCTCGGATGAAACCTTCGATCGCGCATTCCGCTTTGCGGGCTCCCTCGGAAAGGAGGCCGTGGCGGCCAGGGACAACTCCGGGTTCATCGTCAATCGTCTGCTCGTTCCGTATCTGCTCGACGCGATCCGTGCATATGAGGAGGGTGTCGGCTCGATCGCCGACATCGACAAGGCGATGATGCTCGGATGCGGATACCCGATGGGTCCCTTCACGCTTCTCGACTTCGTCGGCCTCGATACGACCTGGTACATCACCCGGGTGATGTTCGAGGAGTATCGGGAGCGGCGCTTCGCGTCGCCGCCTCTGCTGCGGAAGATGGTGCTCGCAGGCCGTCACGGACGGAAGACCGGAGCCGGGTTCTACGACTACTCGGGAGAGAAGCCCGTTCCGATGGATGCGGGGTCGAATCGATGAGCGCGCTCGACAAGCTGAATCTCGACAACGTCCGGACCGAAAATCGCGACGGAATCCTGGTCGTCACGATCGACCGGCCCAAGGTGCTCAACGCGTTGAATGCGCAGACCGTCGAGGAGATCGGCCAGGTGTTCGATGCCGCCCGAGAGGATTCGAGCGTCCAGGCGGTCATCATCACCGGCGGTGGCGAGAAGGCATTCGTCGCAGGGGCGGACATCGGCGAGCTCGCGAAGAAAACCCCTGTCACCGGCAAGGAAACCTCCGAGCGTGGACAGGCGATCCTCGGACGGATCGAGCGATTTCCCAGAATCGTCATCGCCGCGATCAACGGCTACGCCCTCGGTGGCGGATGCGAGCTCGCCCTCGCGTGTCACATCCGGATCGCGGCCGACTCCGCGAAGATCGGTCTTCCCGAGGTCACGCTCGGCATCATTCCGGGTTACGGCGGCACCCAGCGCGCGGTCCGGCTCCTCGGAAAGGGGAGAGCACTCGAGCTGATCTGTACCGGCGACATGATCTCCGCCGCTGAAGCGGAGAGGATCGGTCTGGTCAATCGCGTCGTTCCGGCCGCCGAGCTGATGGAGACGGCGGAAAAGATGGCGAGAACGGTCGCCTCCCGCGGACCACTCGCCGTCCGCGCCGCGATCGAAGCGATCAACAGCGGCGCCGAAATGCCCCAGAACGAGGGGGAGTTCCTCGAGGCGACCCTTTTCGGACTTCTCTGCGCGAGCGAGGACACGAAAGAAGGGATGAACGCCTTTCTGGAGAAGCGGAAGCCGGCGTTCAAAAACAGGTAGAAAGAAGAGTGAAGAGTGAAGAGTGAAGAGTGAAAAAAAAGAGATGCCGTGAAAGTAACCTCCACGGACATCTCACCGTGACTCACGATCCCCCGCCCGGATTCTTCGCCCGCACTGCGCCGGGCTCAGAATGACGAGTGTTGTGTTTGCGCAAAGTAACGGTCATAGACGAATGTTTGCTCTCGCGAAACCCAAGCACTCGTCATCCTGAGCCGCCGAAGGACGGCGAAGGATCTGGGGGCAGGCTCGTGAGTCAAGGTGAGATGTCCGGAGGAGTTACTTTCAGGCCATCTCTTTTTTCACTCTTCACTCTTCACTCTTCACTCCAACCTATTCTCAGTTGCGGATGAAAGCCTTGCCGCCGTCGAGCAGGCGTTTCAGCTCTTTCGGACCGCAGGCTTCCCCATAGAGGCGGGCGACCGGTTCGGTACCCGACAGCCGGAACAGCAGCCAGGTGCGGTCGTCGAAAACGAGCTTCACGCCATCCGTTCGATCGACGCTTTCGACCTTCAACCCGGCGACCTCGGCGGGAGGATTTGCGAGCTTGGTCTCGAGCGATTCCTGGAGCGGCCCGGTCAGCCGCATGTCGATCCGCTTCGATACATGGGTGCCGAACTCGTCGTAGAGCTCGCGTGTCAGCTCCGGTATCGTCTTCCCCGTGACGGCGACCATCTCGGCGACGAGCAGACAGGCGAGAATGCCGTCCTTCTCCGGGAGATGTCCGTAGATGGAAAGGCCGGCGCTCTCTTCGCCGCCCATCGCGATGGCGTCTTCGAGAATCAGCTCGCCGATATATTTGAATCCGACGGGCGTCTCGTAGACCGGGATGTCCAGTTTGTCGCCGATCTTGTCGATGATGTGAGTGGTCGCGACGGAGCGGGCGAGCCCGCCGGGAAGTTTCTTGATGCGCTTGAGATAGACGGCGAGAAGCGCGAGCACCAGATTGGGAGAGACGAATCGCCCCCGGTGATCGACGATGCCGAAACGGTCGGCATCTCCATCGGTCGCGAGGCCGAGATTCAGCTTCTCGGCGACCACCAGCTTTCGCAGATCCTGAAGATTCTTCTGGTTGCACTCCGGAGAGAACCCTCCGAAGTAGGGATCGCGGTAATTGTGAATGATCCTGACGGTGACGTCGGCGGTGAGAAGCACGAAGTCGAGATATTCGCGCGCCGTCCCGTAGAGCGAATCGACGCCGATCTTCAACCCGGCCTTTCCGATCTGCGCCACATCGACGAGATCCCCGATCCGCTCGATGTAACGCTCCCGGGGGTCGATCGTCTTGATGAGCTCGTCCTTCCGATAGACGTCGATGTGTTCGCCGGTCGACTCGACCGCATTGATCTCCGTCTCGATCGCCTGGGTCACCTCGGGAAGCGCGGGGGCGCCGTTCGCGGTGGAAAACTTCAGACCGTTGTATTCCGGAGGATTGTGCGACGCGGTGAAGTTGATTGCACCAATGGCTCCACGCCGGACCGTTTCGAAGGAGACCGCAGGGGTCGGAAGATCGCGGGAGCAGAGCAGCGCTCGAAAATCGTTGTAGGCGAGGATCTTCGCAGCCTCCGCGGCGAACTTTTCGGAAAGGAAGCGTGTGTCGTATCCGATCACCACGCCGGCCGAAGGATCGGCGCCCGATTCGCGGAGATAGTTGCAGATGCCCTGGGTGGCAACACGCACCTGCTCGAACGTGAAGTCCTCGCCAATGACGCCGCGCCACCCGGAAGTACCGAATTTGATCATCAGAAGGGAATGAGGCGAAAAAATCGTCGAGTCCGCCTGTTCTCGCTGGCCCCATTCAAGCATAATCGAAGCCCGGATGGCTGACCAGTCCAAGATCCTGATCGCGGACGACGACCCCGCGATCGTGAGGCTCCTGAGCGCGCTGCTCAAGCCGCTGGACGCCGAGATTTTCACCGCTTCCGACGGAGCCGAGGCGCTCGAGCAGGCCAGGAAAATTCTGCCCGATGTGGCGATCATCGATGTGGTGATGCCGGAAAAGAGCGGCTGGGAAGTCTGCCAGACGCTCAAGAATGTGAAGAGAACCAACCCGATCAAGATCGTTCTGATGACGGGAAAAGGGGAAGTGAAGGACCGCCTGACCGGGCTCCAGCTCGGAGCGGACGACTACATCGTGAAGCCATTCGATGGCAACGACGTCACGTGGCGGATCAGCCGGCTCCTCGACCTTCGCCAGCGCCAGCAGGGAGAGATCGCGGAAGACGACGAGATCCGCTCTCTCGTCCATGACGCCGCAACCGATCTCCCGACGATCTCCGCCTGCGTGCCGAGAATGAAGGAAATGCTCATCGAGCACGGACTGCTCGGCATCATTTACGTCGACGTCGAGGAGATGGAGCAAGTCGAGGTCGAGTACGGCTGGGCGTTCTTCGACGAGTTGTTGCGCGCAGCCTCCTCGCTTGTGGAGAAAGAGGCCAAGGCGAACGGCGGGACGGCCTGTGTCAGCCGGGTCGGTTCCTCCGGCTTCTACGTCTTCAAAACCGGCACCCGCGGGTCAATCGGAGCCGAAGCCACAGCGCTGGCGAAGAACATCCACGAGCGGCTCTCCGACGCTCTGCTCGACCGCTATCCGCAGTTCTCTTCCGGCGAGCTCGTATTTTTCACCGGTATCGCCGTGGTCAACTATTCGCCGCAGATCCGGCTCGAGCGACAGATCTACAAAGGACTCCAGCAGGCTTTCGATACCGTTCGTGACGCCGAGGCGCAAACGAGGCGAGGACTGGTCGAGGAGATGGAGACGATCATCAATGAGAAGAAGGTCCGTGTGCTCTTCCAGCCGATCGTGGAAGCCTCGGATCTCTCCATTTTCGGTTACGAGCTTCTGACGCGAGGCCCGGCAAGCTCGTCGTTCCGGAACTCCGACATCCTGTTCGAGTTCGCCCGGCGCAACGGCCTTGCCTGGGCTCTCGAGCAGGTCGCCATCGAGTGCATGGTCAGAAAGCTCGGGCGCGAAAAACTCGAGGATCGGGCGCTTCTGATCAATCTCGAGGCGGAAACCGTCGATGCCTTCACACGCCAGTTCGACGAAATGATGTCGGAGGTCGGAGAGCACCCGGAGCGCCTGGTGTTCGAGCTGACCGAGCGCGCGGCCATCGAGGATTTCTCATCCTTCCGCGAGACTCTGTCGAGACTGAAGGCACACGGCGTGTCGATCGCAATCGACGACGCCGGATCAGGCTACGCTTCGCTCGAAGCGATTGCCTCGCTCGCACCCAACTATCTCAAGATCGCGAAGGGACTCGTCTCGGCGCTCTCTTCCGAGCCGATCAAACAGGATCTGATGAAGCTCCTCGTCGATCTCGCCCAACGGATCGGCGCCAGGACGATTGCCGAAGGAATCGAGACCGAAGAGGAATACGAGTGGTGCAGGACGCTCGGAATCGATCTCCTCCAGGGCTTCTACTTCGCGATGCCGTCCGAGGAGCTCGTCACAGCGATCGAGCCGCGCACGCGACGCAAGCGCGCAGCAGGATGATCCCCGGCTCGGCATCCGCGCTCGCGCGGCAACTGATCGACATCCCTTCTCTGACCGATGAGGAAGGACCGCTGGCGGCGTTCCTCGCCCGGATGCTCCCGTCAGCAGGATTCGAATGCCGCACGCTCCCCGTCGACGACGGGAATCCGGAGAGGGTGAGTCTCCTCGCCACCGCTCCCGATCGGATTCCGCGCGCGCTTCTCTGCACCCACCTCGATACCGTGCCCCCATTCATCGCATCGTCCGAAGACGACGAATGGATTTTCGGTCGGGGTGCCTGCGACGCGAAAGGAATCATGGCGGCGATGATCCTTGCGGCGAGCGACCTTCTCGAAAAAGGGTTCTGCGATGCAGGCCTCCTCTTTCTCGCGGGGGAAGAGACCGATTCGATCGGCGCAAAAAGAGCCAACGAACAGCTCGCCGATCTCGGCGTCGAGCTCGTGATCGTCGGCGAGCCGACCGACGGTCGGTTCGTCGAAGCCTGCAAGGGGACGCTGACGGCCGAAGTGCGATTCGACGGCAAGGCGGCCCATTCGGCCTACCCGGAGCGCGGCGAGTCCGCCATATCGAAGGCCGCGCGGGCCGTCGTCGCGATCGAGGAAACCGACTGGGGAACCGACGATTCGATTGGCCAGGCCTCGGCCAACGTCGGGATCATCTCCGGTGGCCGCAAACCGAACGTGGTTCCGGATGAAGCGTCGCTGACTGTCATGATCCGTACAGTTGAGGATATGAACCGATCATTAGAGCGGTTGAAACGAACCGTTGACCTGTTCGGCGGCCGGATCGCCCATCACCACGGAACCTCCCCGGTGATCTTCGAGGTGCCGGAGGGGGAAGAAGGGATCAGCGTCGGATTCGGTACCGACGCCCCCTACCTCGGCAATCTCGGACGCCGGATCCTTTACGGTCCGGGATCGATTCACGATGCTCACACCCCTCACGAGCGGATTCGGAAGCCCGACATCGAAGCGGCTCGCGCGGTTTACGCGCGCATCGTGCAGAATTCGCTTCGCTAGTTGCCCGGCTTGCGGCACCGGAGCGGTCGACCGCACGATGGAGCATCGAAATAATGGAGAGGCGGCAAGTGTAACGCGTGGCGTCCGGCAATTCCGGGGATCCCGGTTCTGCGAAAGAAGGAAAACGATGGCAAAACTCGAACAGGAGATCTATCTGGTCAGCCCGAGGCGGACGCCCATCGGGCGATTCGGGGGGACACTGCTCCCCCTCAGCGCCGCGGATCTCGGGGTGGCCGCTGCGAAGGGGTCGCTCGACGCGGCCGGGCTCGATCCCGAAGCGCTCGACGAGGTGATCTTCGGCAATGCGCGCCAGGCGGGAGTCGGTCCGAACGTGGCGCGGCAGATCGCCCTGCGGTCGGGCGCAACACACGAGACGCCGGCCTGGACGGTCAACCAGGCGTGCGGCTCCGGCATGCGCGCGATCATCAATGCTGCCGACCAGATCCGCCTCGGTAACGCGAAGCTCGTTCTCGCTGGCGGGACCGAGTCGATGTCCAACACTCCGTATCTGCTCACCAACGCCCGATGGGGTCTTCGGATGGGCAACGGCGAGGTCGTCGACGGGATGACGAGGGACGGATTCTTCTGCCCGCTCGCCGACGAGATGATGGGCGCCACGGCGGAAACACTCGCGGACCAGTACGGAATCTCGAGAGACGAGCAGGACGAGCTCGCCGTTCGGAGCCAGCAGAGGGCGGGGAAGGCATGGGACGACGAAGCCTTCGCCGGTGAGATCGTTCCGGTGGAGATCCAGACGCGGAAGGACTCGACGACGCTCGATCGCGACGAGCATCCGCGACCGGATACGTCGGTCGAAAAGATGAAGAAGCTTCCTCCGGTCTTCCGCGATGGCGGAACCGTTCATGCGGGCAACGCGTCGGGAGTGACCGACGGCGCCTCCGCGATGATCGTCGCGAGCGCCGAAGCGGTGAAAGCGCACGGACTCACTCCGCTGGCGCGTCTGGCCGGCTACGCGCAGGCGGGAGTGGATCCGAAGGTAATGGGGATCGGTCCCGTACCGGCCACAAAACAGATCCTCGAGGAGAACGGGATCTCGCTCGACGAGATCGGCCTCATCGAGCTGAACGAGGCGTTCGCCGCGCAGGTGATCGCATGCGACCGTGAGCTCCATCTCGATCCGGAGCGCCTCAATGTGCACGGAGGCGCGATCGCCCTCGGACATCCGATCGGCGCGACCGGAGCCCGGATCACGACGACGCTCGCTCATGCGATGAGCCGGAGAAACGAACGACTCGGTCTCGCAACCCTATGCATTTCCGGGGGGATGGGACTCGCGCTGCTTCTGGAACGCTGCTGATGAGCGGGATCTGGACCGACAGCCATTGTCATCTGGCGATGGCCGAGGATGCGCGCGCGGCGCTCGACCGCGCGCGCGGCGATGGAGTCCGCGGCTTCGTCGTTCCGGGGACGACGCTGGAGGATTCCCGGGAGTGTGTCCGGCTCGCCGCTGAAGAACAGGACGTCTGGGCGGCCGTCGGGTTCCATCCCCACGAGGCGAAGGACTGCGACGATGCTGCGTTCGTTGAGATCGAGCTCCTCGCCGGAAGGGAGAGAGTCGTGGCGGTGGGGGAGGTCGGTCTCGATTATCACTATGACTTTTCTCCGCGCTCGACCCAGCGCGAGGTTCTCGCGAGACACATGGATCTCGCGAGACGGAAGAGTCTTCCGCTCATCGTGCATAACCGGGAATCGACCAGCGATCTCCTCGAGATTCTTCGGAGCGAGCCCGGGCGAGAATGCCGAGGCATCCTCCATTCATTCACCGAAAACTACGAGGTGGCGAAGGAGCTGATCGATGCCGGATGGGTGATCTCGTTCTCCGGAATCGTGACGTTCCGAACCGCGGAAGACCTGCGGGCGACCGCCCGAAAACTTCCGCCCGAATCGGTGCTGATCGAGACCGACACCCCCTACCTCGCTCCGGTGCCGAAGCGGGGGAAGACCAACGAGCCTTCGTTTGTCCGCTACATCGGCGAGCTGCTGGCCGATTTGTGGAACATCCCCGCGGAAGAGGTGGCGCGGATCACGACGGCGAACTTCGAGCGGGTGTTCGGCGTGGAGGTCGGGTGATCCGGCATCCGGACGTCTCGGTCGTCGTCCCCGTCCGGAATGAGCGGGAATGCCTCCGGCTGCTGTGCGACGAGACGGCGGCGGCTCTCGCCACCGCGCCGTTCACCTGGGAGCTGATCCTCGTCGATGACGGCAGCACCGACGGAAGCCAATCGGTCATCCGGGAGCTCGCGGCGGAGCGCATCTGGGTGCGGGCGCTGATTCTCGATCGCAACCACGGCCAGACCGCTGCTCTCGATGCGGGATGGCGTCGGGCAGACGGGCGTTATCTCGCCTCAATGGACGCCGATCTCCAGAACGATCCCGCCGATCTGATCGCCCTGTGGCGGCGTCTCCAGGGAAACGGAGACGCGCCGGACATGGTCGCCGGTATTCGTGCCCGGCGGCGCGACACCTTGTGGAAGAAGATCCAGAGCCGCATCGGGAACGCCATTCGAAACTGGATCACGCAGGATCACATCACGGATACCGGCTGCTCGCTGAAGATGATGAAGCGGGAGTGTCTCGATCGGATCACGCTCTTCCGCGGCATGCACCGGTTCCTTCCGACGCTCGTGAGGATGCAGGGATACACCGTCGTCGAGCTTCCCGTCGGCCATCGTCCCCGCCGCTTCGGTGAGACCAAATATGGCGTGCTCGACAGGGCGTGGCGGGGCCTGGTCGACTGCATCGCCATTCGCTGGATGAAGAGCCGCCTTCCGGCGTATCGTGTCGAGGAGAAGCGATGAGCCTCAATCCGGCGGAATGGGACATATGGGTCGCGATCGGCTTTCTGGGCCAGCTCTGCTTCTCCGCGAGGTTCCTCATCCAATGGGTCTCCTCCGAGAGGGAGCGGAAGAGCGTCATCCCGATTTACTTCTGGTACTTTTCGCTCATTGGCGGGATGATTCTGGCCGTGTACGCATTTCACCGGCGTGATCCCGTCTTCCTGCTCGGACAGAGTATGGGGATCCTGATCTACGTCCGGAATCTGATGCTCATCCATCGCGCGCGCCGCGCCGGAAAGCAACCGGGTTTGCCGGAGATACCTGTTTGAAAGATTCGATGAAACTCGCCATTCACATTCCAGCATGGAACGAAGAATCCACGATCGAGACGGCGATCCGTTCTCTTCCCCGAAGGTTGAGGGGATTCAGCGAAGTCCTGATCTTCGTCGTCGATGACGGCAGCACCGACCGGACCGCGGAGATCGCGGAGGAAGCGGGCGCCACGGTCGTCAGGCTGCTCAACCATCAGGGACTCTCCGCAGCGTTTCGCAAGGGGATCGATGCTGCGCTGGCAGCGGGCGCGGATGTCATCGTCAATACCGACGCCGACAATCAGTACGAAGCTCAGGACATCGAAGCCCTCGTCGCACCGATTCTCGATGGACGCGCCGATGTCGTCATCGGTGATCGCGTGATCGCCCGGTCGCCGCACATGGGTCCGCTCAAACGCTTCCTCCAGTCGCTCGGCTCCCGCGCCGTCAGCATTGCGTCGGGTATCAGCCTTCCGGACGTGACGAGCGGATTTCGCGCGTTCTCCCGCGAGGCCGCGATGAGGCTGAACGTCTTCAACTCGTTCACCTACACTCTCGAGACGATCATCCAGGCGGGCCATCACAACCTCGAGGTGCGGGCCGTTCCGGTCCGGACCAACGCCCCCGTCCGCCCGTCGCGGCTATACGGGAGCATCTTCTCGTATCTCTGGCGATCGGTGCTGACGATCTTCCGTGTCTATACGCTCTACCGGCCGCTGCGGACGTTCCTCTGGATCGGGGCTCTTCTCTTTCTCGGTGGCGCGCTGATCGGTGGAAGGTTCCTCGTCGAGTACCTCGCGGGGGACGGAGCCGGGCACATACAGAGCCTGATTCTCGCTGCCGTTCTCCTGATCAGCGGC encodes:
- a CDS encoding phosphatase PAP2 family protein, which produces MRRRSGRRKPRKKRPSKRTFLPTAIGTTGGVLLATAAFWFFREQAKHVVGGRTDLFDDSILDLVHSTHSERKDRIVRASTFLGEHFAIGAAAYLTALTLNRRGRSVEAWTVLISTGGAMALNTAMKAIFQRQRPQERLRRIRLPKSHSFPSGHSLLSAATYPIVAHQLVSSRSVSTQIITQLVANSIVISVGYSRIYFGVHFPSDVLGGFAAGFGWLGLTALSHAAAAKE
- a CDS encoding 3-hydroxybutyryl-CoA dehydrogenase; the protein is MSDIRKVGVLGCGLMGSGIAQVSAQAGYETIVAEVEQKFLDKGMGSIEKSLGKFVEKGKMESADRDACLTRLSGTTSLEDLAECDIVIEAIIENIETKNSTFRALDGIVKKDAIFASNTSSLTITEISMATSRPEKFVGLHFFNPVPMMKLVEVVRTIITSDETFDRAFRFAGSLGKEAVAARDNSGFIVNRLLVPYLLDAIRAYEEGVGSIADIDKAMMLGCGYPMGPFTLLDFVGLDTTWYITRVMFEEYRERRFASPPLLRKMVLAGRHGRKTGAGFYDYSGEKPVPMDAGSNR
- a CDS encoding enoyl-CoA hydratase/isomerase family protein; the protein is MSALDKLNLDNVRTENRDGILVVTIDRPKVLNALNAQTVEEIGQVFDAAREDSSVQAVIITGGGEKAFVAGADIGELAKKTPVTGKETSERGQAILGRIERFPRIVIAAINGYALGGGCELALACHIRIAADSAKIGLPEVTLGIIPGYGGTQRAVRLLGKGRALELICTGDMISAAEAERIGLVNRVVPAAELMETAEKMARTVASRGPLAVRAAIEAINSGAEMPQNEGEFLEATLFGLLCASEDTKEGMNAFLEKRKPAFKNR
- a CDS encoding phosphoglucomutase/phosphomannomutase family protein, with protein sequence MLEWGQREQADSTIFSPHSLLMIKFGTSGWRGVIGEDFTFEQVRVATQGICNYLRESGADPSAGVVIGYDTRFLSEKFAAEAAKILAYNDFRALLCSRDLPTPAVSFETVRRGAIGAINFTASHNPPEYNGLKFSTANGAPALPEVTQAIETEINAVESTGEHIDVYRKDELIKTIDPRERYIERIGDLVDVAQIGKAGLKIGVDSLYGTAREYLDFVLLTADVTVRIIHNYRDPYFGGFSPECNQKNLQDLRKLVVAEKLNLGLATDGDADRFGIVDHRGRFVSPNLVLALLAVYLKRIKKLPGGLARSVATTHIIDKIGDKLDIPVYETPVGFKYIGELILEDAIAMGGEESAGLSIYGHLPEKDGILACLLVAEMVAVTGKTIPELTRELYDEFGTHVSKRIDMRLTGPLQESLETKLANPPAEVAGLKVESVDRTDGVKLVFDDRTWLLFRLSGTEPVARLYGEACGPKELKRLLDGGKAFIRN
- a CDS encoding EAL domain-containing protein: MADQSKILIADDDPAIVRLLSALLKPLDAEIFTASDGAEALEQARKILPDVAIIDVVMPEKSGWEVCQTLKNVKRTNPIKIVLMTGKGEVKDRLTGLQLGADDYIVKPFDGNDVTWRISRLLDLRQRQQGEIAEDDEIRSLVHDAATDLPTISACVPRMKEMLIEHGLLGIIYVDVEEMEQVEVEYGWAFFDELLRAASSLVEKEAKANGGTACVSRVGSSGFYVFKTGTRGSIGAEATALAKNIHERLSDALLDRYPQFSSGELVFFTGIAVVNYSPQIRLERQIYKGLQQAFDTVRDAEAQTRRGLVEEMETIINEKKVRVLFQPIVEASDLSIFGYELLTRGPASSSFRNSDILFEFARRNGLAWALEQVAIECMVRKLGREKLEDRALLINLEAETVDAFTRQFDEMMSEVGEHPERLVFELTERAAIEDFSSFRETLSRLKAHGVSIAIDDAGSGYASLEAIASLAPNYLKIAKGLVSALSSEPIKQDLMKLLVDLAQRIGARTIAEGIETEEEYEWCRTLGIDLLQGFYFAMPSEELVTAIEPRTRRKRAAG
- a CDS encoding M20/M25/M40 family metallo-hydrolase → MIPGSASALARQLIDIPSLTDEEGPLAAFLARMLPSAGFECRTLPVDDGNPERVSLLATAPDRIPRALLCTHLDTVPPFIASSEDDEWIFGRGACDAKGIMAAMILAASDLLEKGFCDAGLLFLAGEETDSIGAKRANEQLADLGVELVIVGEPTDGRFVEACKGTLTAEVRFDGKAAHSAYPERGESAISKAARAVVAIEETDWGTDDSIGQASANVGIISGGRKPNVVPDEASLTVMIRTVEDMNRSLERLKRTVDLFGGRIAHHHGTSPVIFEVPEGEEGISVGFGTDAPYLGNLGRRILYGPGSIHDAHTPHERIRKPDIEAARAVYARIVQNSLR
- a CDS encoding thiolase family protein, translated to MAKLEQEIYLVSPRRTPIGRFGGTLLPLSAADLGVAAAKGSLDAAGLDPEALDEVIFGNARQAGVGPNVARQIALRSGATHETPAWTVNQACGSGMRAIINAADQIRLGNAKLVLAGGTESMSNTPYLLTNARWGLRMGNGEVVDGMTRDGFFCPLADEMMGATAETLADQYGISRDEQDELAVRSQQRAGKAWDDEAFAGEIVPVEIQTRKDSTTLDRDEHPRPDTSVEKMKKLPPVFRDGGTVHAGNASGVTDGASAMIVASAEAVKAHGLTPLARLAGYAQAGVDPKVMGIGPVPATKQILEENGISLDEIGLIELNEAFAAQVIACDRELHLDPERLNVHGGAIALGHPIGATGARITTTLAHAMSRRNERLGLATLCISGGMGLALLLERC
- a CDS encoding TatD family hydrolase, producing MSGIWTDSHCHLAMAEDARAALDRARGDGVRGFVVPGTTLEDSRECVRLAAEEQDVWAAVGFHPHEAKDCDDAAFVEIELLAGRERVVAVGEVGLDYHYDFSPRSTQREVLARHMDLARRKSLPLIVHNRESTSDLLEILRSEPGRECRGILHSFTENYEVAKELIDAGWVISFSGIVTFRTAEDLRATARKLPPESVLIETDTPYLAPVPKRGKTNEPSFVRYIGELLADLWNIPAEEVARITTANFERVFGVEVG
- a CDS encoding glycosyltransferase family 2 protein; this translates as MIRHPDVSVVVPVRNERECLRLLCDETAAALATAPFTWELILVDDGSTDGSQSVIRELAAERIWVRALILDRNHGQTAALDAGWRRADGRYLASMDADLQNDPADLIALWRRLQGNGDAPDMVAGIRARRRDTLWKKIQSRIGNAIRNWITQDHITDTGCSLKMMKRECLDRITLFRGMHRFLPTLVRMQGYTVVELPVGHRPRRFGETKYGVLDRAWRGLVDCIAIRWMKSRLPAYRVEEKR
- a CDS encoding lipid-A-disaccharide synthase N-terminal domain-containing protein, with protein sequence MSLNPAEWDIWVAIGFLGQLCFSARFLIQWVSSERERKSVIPIYFWYFSLIGGMILAVYAFHRRDPVFLLGQSMGILIYVRNLMLIHRARRAGKQPGLPEIPV
- a CDS encoding glycosyltransferase family 2 protein, whose amino-acid sequence is MKLAIHIPAWNEESTIETAIRSLPRRLRGFSEVLIFVVDDGSTDRTAEIAEEAGATVVRLLNHQGLSAAFRKGIDAALAAGADVIVNTDADNQYEAQDIEALVAPILDGRADVVIGDRVIARSPHMGPLKRFLQSLGSRAVSIASGISLPDVTSGFRAFSREAAMRLNVFNSFTYTLETIIQAGHHNLEVRAVPVRTNAPVRPSRLYGSIFSYLWRSVLTIFRVYTLYRPLRTFLWIGALLFLGGALIGGRFLVEYLAGDGAGHIQSLILAAVLLISGFQTILFGIIADLISVNRRLHEESLVRLRKLELRPRFARKGRPAAPEAPAKTAGESIPDEGESQWVWIAGDEEEIEPVRGSRPRRRRRGRSGGEHRVTDPRDRKHQPRLHNDDD